The following proteins are co-located in the Streptomyces bottropensis ATCC 25435 genome:
- a CDS encoding nucleoside/nucleotide kinase family protein — translation MPVTFDDLLHRAAALSRPGRRALLGIAGSPGAGKTTLAERLTRALNGDGEPWVAHVPMDGFHLADVELDRLGRRDRKGAPDTFDAAGYAALLERLRRDEDDVVYAPGFERTLEQPVAGAIPVPPSARLIVTEGNYLLLDEGPWARVRSRLDEVWFCDLDETERVRRLVARHEEFGKGHAEAVAWVDGTDRRNAEAVAASRRHADLVVAASAMPVVRA, via the coding sequence ATGCCTGTGACCTTCGACGACCTGCTGCACCGGGCCGCCGCTCTGTCCCGCCCCGGCCGCCGTGCGCTGCTCGGTATCGCCGGCAGCCCCGGCGCGGGGAAGACGACCCTGGCCGAACGGCTGACCCGGGCGCTCAACGGCGACGGCGAGCCCTGGGTCGCCCATGTCCCCATGGACGGCTTCCACCTCGCCGACGTGGAACTCGACCGTCTCGGCCGCCGGGACCGCAAGGGCGCGCCGGACACCTTCGACGCGGCGGGCTACGCCGCCCTGCTGGAGAGGCTGCGCCGGGACGAGGACGACGTCGTGTACGCGCCGGGCTTCGAGCGCACCCTGGAGCAGCCCGTCGCGGGTGCGATCCCGGTGCCGCCGTCGGCCCGTCTGATCGTCACCGAGGGGAACTACCTCCTGCTGGACGAGGGGCCCTGGGCGCGGGTCCGCTCCCGGCTCGACGAGGTCTGGTTCTGCGACCTCGACGAGACCGAGCGGGTACGCCGGCTCGTCGCCCGGCACGAGGAGTTCGGCAAGGGGCACGCGGAGGCGGTCGCCTGGGTCGACGGTACGGATCGGCGCAACGCGGAGGCGGTGGCGGCGAGCAGGCGTCACGCCGACCTGGTGGTGGCGGCGTCGGCGATGCCGGTGGTGCGGGCGTAG
- a CDS encoding SpoIIE family protein phosphatase: MVTKGSGVSRAATAGEAMAVVDARGLVVGWSEGARRLTGYAAGDVTGKPAADLLDGDAAAVRRMLLAHRDAVVDLRYRDGRPRKVALRICPLWAGEGEQRRFVVKAAPDRAERGLGELAFAQASMSMSVFDTGQRYLRMNDWACQVMGRPEEEFRHRYFPDTVEDAEHSQGFLRHLEMVVETGRPVRYESWTRSPSGRRMHAWTSEMWPVRDDSGRLIGTALAAFDSSEQFAARQRLALLNEAAGSIGTRLDVVQTARELAELVVPRLADFASVDLLESVLRGEEPEMNPLGGGVRLSRAAHRSPTPGVPEAAIAQGSADVYPPSSPPARALLTGEPVLTGTGDGSLDEWFARHGARSRKLREAEDNDLSLMAVPLVARGTTLGVAVFVRLLTPEHPDAFDREDVSLAEELCSRAAICVDNARRYTKERTTALALQRSLLPKTVAGQAAVEFASRYLPALSQAGVGGDWFDVIPLSGTRVALVVGDVVGHGIQASVTMGRLRTAVWALADVDLPPDELLTHLDDLVEHLAAGDGTGEGEIGATCLYAVYDPVDRSCTIASAGHVPPVVVRPDGGVEVVEVVAGPMLGVGGLPFEATELALPEGSVLALYTDGLVEARDRDIDTGTAALCAALRGPVGSLESACDTVLKALLPQTPGDDVALLLARTRALDAEQVAVWNLTDDPALVAGARKLATDQLTRWGLEEAVFVTELVVSELVTNAIRYGGAPIQLRLIRDRALICEVSDASSTSPHLRRARSFDEGGRGLLLVAQLTDRWGSRPSGAGKTIWAEQALPPSP, encoded by the coding sequence ATGGTGACGAAGGGGTCCGGTGTCTCGCGGGCTGCCACGGCCGGTGAGGCGATGGCGGTGGTCGACGCGCGCGGCCTCGTCGTGGGCTGGAGCGAAGGGGCCCGGCGGCTCACGGGGTACGCCGCCGGGGACGTGACCGGCAAGCCGGCGGCGGACCTCCTCGACGGGGACGCGGCGGCGGTCCGGCGGATGCTGCTGGCACACCGCGACGCGGTGGTGGACCTGCGCTACCGGGACGGGCGGCCGCGGAAGGTGGCGCTGCGGATCTGCCCCCTGTGGGCCGGGGAGGGCGAGCAGCGGCGGTTCGTCGTCAAGGCCGCGCCCGACCGGGCCGAGCGCGGTCTCGGCGAGCTGGCCTTCGCCCAGGCCTCGATGTCCATGTCCGTCTTCGACACCGGGCAGCGCTATCTGCGGATGAACGACTGGGCGTGCCAGGTCATGGGCCGGCCGGAGGAGGAGTTCCGGCACCGGTACTTCCCCGACACCGTGGAGGACGCCGAGCACAGCCAGGGCTTCCTGCGCCACCTGGAGATGGTGGTGGAGACCGGGCGGCCGGTCCGCTACGAAAGCTGGACCCGGTCGCCCTCCGGTCGGCGCATGCACGCCTGGACCTCCGAGATGTGGCCGGTCCGGGACGACTCCGGCCGGCTGATCGGCACCGCGCTCGCCGCGTTCGACAGCAGCGAGCAGTTCGCGGCCCGCCAGCGCCTCGCCCTGCTGAACGAGGCCGCCGGGTCCATCGGCACCAGGCTCGACGTCGTCCAGACCGCCCGCGAACTCGCCGAGCTGGTCGTGCCCCGGCTCGCCGACTTCGCCAGCGTCGACCTCCTGGAGTCCGTGCTGCGGGGCGAGGAACCCGAGATGAACCCCCTGGGCGGCGGTGTCCGACTGAGCCGGGCCGCTCACCGATCGCCCACGCCCGGTGTCCCGGAGGCGGCGATCGCCCAGGGCTCCGCCGACGTCTATCCCCCTTCCTCGCCGCCCGCCCGCGCCCTGCTCACCGGTGAGCCCGTGCTCACCGGCACCGGCGACGGCTCCCTCGACGAGTGGTTCGCACGGCACGGTGCCCGCTCCCGCAAGCTCCGGGAGGCCGAGGACAACGACCTGTCGCTGATGGCCGTGCCGCTGGTCGCGCGGGGCACCACGCTCGGGGTGGCCGTCTTCGTGCGGCTCCTGACCCCCGAGCACCCCGACGCCTTCGACCGGGAGGACGTGTCGCTCGCGGAGGAGCTGTGCAGCCGGGCGGCGATCTGCGTCGACAACGCCCGCCGCTACACCAAGGAGCGGACGACCGCGCTGGCGCTGCAGCGCAGCCTGCTGCCGAAGACGGTCGCCGGACAGGCGGCCGTGGAGTTCGCCTCCCGCTATCTGCCCGCGCTGTCGCAGGCCGGGGTGGGCGGCGACTGGTTCGACGTGATCCCGCTGTCCGGGACCCGGGTGGCGCTGGTCGTCGGGGACGTCGTCGGGCACGGCATCCAGGCCTCCGTCACCATGGGCCGGCTGCGCACCGCCGTGTGGGCGCTCGCCGACGTCGACCTGCCGCCCGACGAACTGCTCACCCACCTCGACGACCTCGTGGAGCACCTGGCCGCCGGTGACGGCACGGGCGAGGGGGAGATCGGCGCGACCTGCCTGTACGCGGTGTACGACCCGGTGGACCGCAGCTGCACGATCGCCTCGGCCGGGCATGTGCCGCCCGTGGTGGTGCGGCCCGACGGCGGCGTGGAGGTCGTGGAGGTGGTGGCGGGACCGATGCTCGGCGTCGGCGGACTCCCGTTCGAGGCGACGGAACTGGCGCTGCCCGAGGGATCCGTCCTCGCCCTCTACACCGACGGTCTGGTCGAGGCCCGCGACCGCGACATCGACACGGGCACCGCCGCCCTGTGCGCCGCGCTGCGAGGGCCGGTGGGCAGTCTGGAGAGCGCCTGCGACACCGTGCTGAAGGCGCTGCTGCCGCAGACCCCGGGCGACGACGTGGCCCTGCTGCTCGCCCGCACCCGCGCCCTCGACGCGGAACAGGTGGCCGTGTGGAACCTGACCGACGATCCGGCGCTGGTCGCCGGCGCGCGCAAGCTGGCCACCGACCAGCTCACCCGCTGGGGGCTGGAGGAGGCCGTCTTCGTCACCGAACTCGTGGTCAGCGAACTGGTCACCAACGCCATCCGCTACGGCGGCGCCCCCATCCAGCTGCGCCTGATCCGCGACCGCGCCCTCATCTGCGAGGTCTCCGACGCCAGCAGCACCTCGCCCCATCTGCGCCGGGCCCGCAGCTTCGACGAGGGGGGCCGCGGTCTGCTCCTCGTCGCCCAGCTCACCGACCGCTGGGGCAGCCGCCCGAGCGGCGCGGGCAAGACCATCTGGGCCGAGCAGGCCCTGCCGCCGAGCCCGTGA
- a CDS encoding carbohydrate ABC transporter permease, producing MTTTDIPRPVDAGSARPVSKKRPRGAATGGLRQAVSATTLLWILACLYGLPVLWFILSSLKPASDLFSYPLTLVPRNPTLSGFEAAWDSANFSQYFINTAIVCVITTILTVGVSCCTGYALAKYDNRWLKAFFICILATTMLPGEVMLAPSFLVVRDLGLYNSFSGIILPAVLTATGCFMFRQFFLTVPDELVEAARIDGARELSIFMRIMVPISRPIMLTLAILSFQWRWNDYIWPLLMLNDPNKFTVQIGIQSIVGAQNINWSVLLGASVISMIPLILVFLVFQRYVMGADINAGLKD from the coding sequence ATGACAACCACAGACATCCCCCGCCCGGTCGACGCCGGGTCCGCGCGACCCGTCTCCAAGAAGCGGCCCCGCGGTGCCGCCACCGGTGGCCTCCGGCAGGCCGTGTCCGCGACGACGCTGCTGTGGATCCTGGCGTGCCTGTACGGGCTGCCGGTGCTGTGGTTCATCCTCAGCTCCCTCAAGCCGGCCAGCGACCTGTTCTCGTATCCGCTGACGCTGGTTCCGCGCAATCCCACCCTGTCGGGCTTCGAGGCAGCGTGGGACAGCGCCAACTTCTCCCAGTACTTCATCAACACGGCCATCGTGTGCGTGATCACGACGATCCTCACGGTGGGTGTCAGTTGCTGCACCGGGTACGCGCTGGCCAAGTACGACAACAGATGGCTCAAGGCCTTCTTCATCTGCATCCTGGCCACCACGATGCTGCCGGGCGAGGTCATGCTCGCCCCCTCGTTCCTCGTGGTCCGCGACCTCGGCCTCTACAACTCGTTCAGCGGCATCATCCTGCCGGCCGTGCTGACCGCGACCGGATGCTTCATGTTCCGCCAGTTCTTCCTGACGGTTCCCGACGAACTCGTGGAAGCCGCGCGCATCGACGGCGCGCGTGAGCTGTCGATCTTCATGCGGATCATGGTGCCGATCTCCCGGCCCATCATGCTGACCCTCGCCATCCTCTCCTTCCAGTGGCGGTGGAACGACTACATCTGGCCGCTGCTGATGCTCAACGACCCCAACAAGTTCACCGTGCAGATCGGCATCCAGAGCATCGTCGGCGCGCAGAACATCAACTGGTCGGTCCTGCTCGGCGCGTCGGTCATCTCCATGATCCCGCTGATCCTGGTCTTCCTGGTCTTCCAGCGCTACGTCATGGGCGCCGACATCAACGCCGGACTGAAGGACTGA
- a CDS encoding ROK family transcriptional regulator translates to MQLSESARAVFAVLAASSTATRPQLATGARLSKPTVSTAVAELEAAGLVARSGTLSGGTGRSAAVYDLGAAAGAVLAVDLGPSLTRARVCALDGTLLAEGTGSRERAADAVREALCALPAGAPLRTIVVAVGDVTARAEEGTERPATAKAGPAFDAVAVALPPGVPVHLENNVNCAALAELHEGAARGRNTFGYLRIGVGVGLGIVVGGQVLAGANGAAGELARLPYPWNDDLEPRHEALEEYIGARSLLRRAAEAWPETGDSCPRTVDRLFSLAGQGCAPARAIVDRHAVDVGRLAAAVTAVLDPGLLVLGGSTGAFPQLLPGVRAELERLSWPTEVVSSQVGDLGTVVGAARLAVARGVQTVTEVARTKD, encoded by the coding sequence ATGCAACTGAGCGAGAGCGCCCGCGCTGTCTTCGCCGTACTGGCCGCGTCGAGCACCGCCACCCGCCCCCAACTGGCGACCGGGGCGCGGCTTTCCAAGCCGACCGTCTCCACCGCCGTCGCGGAGCTGGAGGCCGCCGGTCTCGTCGCCCGGTCCGGCACGCTCTCCGGCGGAACCGGCAGGTCGGCGGCCGTGTACGACCTCGGCGCGGCCGCCGGCGCCGTACTGGCCGTCGACCTCGGCCCGAGCCTCACCCGGGCACGGGTCTGCGCCCTGGACGGCACCCTGCTCGCCGAGGGCACCGGCTCCCGCGAGCGGGCCGCCGACGCGGTGCGCGAAGCGCTGTGCGCGCTCCCCGCAGGAGCTCCGCTGCGCACCATCGTCGTGGCCGTCGGTGATGTCACCGCGCGCGCCGAGGAGGGCACCGAGCGTCCGGCGACCGCCAAGGCGGGGCCCGCCTTCGACGCGGTGGCCGTGGCGCTGCCGCCCGGGGTGCCCGTCCATCTGGAGAACAACGTCAACTGCGCCGCGCTCGCCGAACTCCACGAGGGCGCGGCGCGCGGCCGGAACACCTTCGGCTATCTGCGGATCGGTGTCGGTGTCGGTCTGGGCATCGTGGTGGGAGGCCAGGTGCTGGCCGGGGCGAACGGGGCGGCCGGAGAGCTCGCCCGGCTGCCCTACCCCTGGAACGACGACCTGGAGCCCCGCCACGAGGCCCTGGAGGAGTACATCGGCGCCCGCTCGCTGCTGCGCCGGGCCGCCGAGGCCTGGCCGGAAACCGGCGATTCATGCCCTCGTACCGTAGATCGGCTTTTTTCGCTGGCCGGACAGGGCTGCGCCCCGGCCCGCGCGATCGTCGACCGGCACGCGGTGGACGTGGGCCGGCTGGCCGCCGCGGTGACCGCCGTACTGGACCCGGGGCTGCTCGTCCTCGGCGGCAGTACCGGCGCGTTTCCGCAGCTCCTGCCCGGTGTGCGGGCCGAGCTGGAGCGGCTGAGCTGGCCCACCGAAGTGGTCAGCAGCCAGGTCGGCGATCTCGGTACCGTGGTGGGCGCGGCGAGGCTCGCGGTCGCCAGAGGAGTCCAAACCGTGACCGAGGTGGCGCGGACGAAGGATTGA
- a CDS encoding BadF/BadG/BcrA/BcrD ATPase family protein — MQDSGPVAVGIDVGGTKTHLRAVTGTDTVADHVRTSRGWRPHDPAAATAWLATLVEEALPARTLPSAVAVGAHACETPRQCEGIRLALQERLQVPCLVVGDAELLAPAAGFERGVGLVAGTGSVAVGRAADGRSVQVGGWGAVLGDEGGAAGLVREAARAVWAAHDRGEAPDALAERLVAAFAVSEVPALGGALEAATDVSADWGRHAPVVFEAAEEGSLLARRVIADGGRALASLVARLDARGVAVDDVVVAGGTILARPALYSAFAEALLDVVPSARPHMLQVPPVVGALALSRTLLRPAMR; from the coding sequence GTGCAGGACTCCGGACCGGTCGCGGTCGGTATCGACGTGGGCGGCACCAAGACCCATCTCCGTGCTGTCACGGGGACGGACACCGTCGCCGACCACGTCCGTACGAGCCGCGGCTGGCGGCCGCACGACCCGGCGGCCGCGACCGCTTGGCTGGCCACGCTGGTCGAGGAGGCGCTGCCCGCGCGCACCCTCCCGTCCGCCGTGGCCGTCGGCGCGCACGCCTGCGAGACCCCCCGGCAGTGCGAAGGGATACGTCTCGCCCTCCAGGAACGGCTTCAGGTGCCGTGCCTGGTGGTGGGCGACGCCGAGCTGCTGGCCCCCGCCGCCGGTTTCGAGCGCGGGGTGGGGCTGGTCGCGGGCACCGGATCGGTGGCCGTCGGCCGGGCCGCCGACGGCAGGTCCGTGCAGGTCGGCGGCTGGGGGGCGGTCCTCGGCGACGAGGGCGGCGCCGCCGGTCTCGTCCGGGAGGCCGCCCGTGCCGTCTGGGCGGCGCACGACCGGGGCGAGGCGCCCGACGCGCTCGCCGAGCGGCTCGTGGCCGCCTTCGCGGTGAGCGAGGTCCCGGCTCTCGGCGGGGCACTGGAAGCGGCCACGGACGTGTCCGCCGACTGGGGCCGGCACGCGCCCGTGGTGTTCGAGGCCGCCGAGGAGGGCTCTCTCCTCGCCCGCCGGGTGATCGCCGACGGGGGCCGCGCACTCGCCTCGCTCGTGGCACGGCTCGACGCCCGCGGGGTCGCCGTGGACGACGTGGTGGTGGCCGGCGGGACGATCCTCGCCAGGCCCGCCCTGTACTCCGCATTCGCCGAAGCACTGCTCGACGTTGTACCGTCCGCGCGACCGCACATGCTCCAAGTGCCGCCGGTCGTAGGGGCGTTGGCACTCTCACGCACTCTCCTCCGACCGGCCATGCGCTGA
- a CDS encoding phosphatase PAP2 family protein, translating into MPSSAGHHSLDRRVFLRNSLGVSAGLIAAPTLTSLWQAPEAKAATAFAAFVDDYSTNTTANQTAETNAVVRALGGFAEIWKTGGAWNTGTPLLPEILRDNMRYCARLTGRRTEAQAREAFVYDRQHQSYAMIGGLGPLADLYRSGAKAVTSITAAPDGIPATKINDAVPAGAPAGSALGAGSYDSDLGLVAKLVDTVRGDFTSSNPAKFTFQYPRPWRMNEDSEVVDTGEKDALGYPVYDSDVVVVTQLLRQRSEVPAEDGGFPSGHTNAFHLAALAYAYAVPERFQEIITRAFELSHTRIMSGMHSTVDVMGGRIMATALAAAVLHKPGNTALKAAARKQAAEYFQARTGTTADTLFAYAHSDAGDRYADRGANARLVEPKLTYVLRRRGDSVGMTVPKGAEVLLETRLPYLDAAQRREVLRTTALPSGYVLLDGWEQWGRLNLFAAADGYGAFDTDVTVTLDAALGGFAAADAWRNDIDGKGGLVKRGSGTLTLTGANRYKGDTVVEAGVLAAGSEEALGRGDVRVKDGTLAIGGRSVRVRGDYTQAGVLDVTLDRGTGPALDVDRRAVLERGSKLVVRFDAAQAPRSGDTVAVIGARSVQGRFAEVSVAVEGWTAEQVFTAHGVSVHLRKK; encoded by the coding sequence ATGCCGTCATCCGCCGGGCACCACTCGCTCGACCGCCGTGTCTTCCTCAGGAACTCCCTCGGCGTGTCGGCCGGCCTGATCGCCGCTCCGACCCTCACGAGCCTGTGGCAGGCCCCCGAGGCCAAGGCCGCCACCGCGTTCGCCGCGTTCGTCGACGACTACTCCACCAACACCACGGCGAACCAGACCGCCGAGACCAACGCCGTGGTCCGCGCGCTCGGCGGCTTCGCCGAGATATGGAAGACGGGCGGCGCCTGGAACACGGGCACCCCGCTGCTGCCGGAGATCCTGCGCGACAACATGCGCTACTGCGCGCGTCTGACCGGCCGCCGCACCGAGGCCCAGGCCCGCGAGGCGTTCGTCTACGACCGCCAGCACCAGAGCTACGCCATGATCGGCGGGCTCGGCCCGCTGGCCGACCTGTACCGCTCCGGCGCCAAGGCGGTCACCTCGATCACCGCCGCCCCCGACGGCATCCCCGCGACCAAGATCAACGACGCGGTCCCCGCCGGCGCGCCCGCCGGCTCCGCGCTGGGCGCCGGCTCGTACGACTCGGACCTCGGCCTGGTGGCCAAGCTCGTCGACACCGTGCGCGGCGACTTCACCTCCAGCAACCCGGCCAAGTTCACCTTCCAGTACCCGCGGCCGTGGCGGATGAACGAGGACAGCGAGGTCGTCGACACCGGCGAGAAGGACGCGCTCGGGTACCCGGTCTACGACTCCGACGTCGTCGTCGTGACGCAGCTGCTGCGCCAGCGCAGCGAGGTCCCGGCCGAGGACGGCGGTTTCCCCAGCGGCCACACCAACGCCTTCCACCTGGCGGCCCTGGCGTACGCGTACGCGGTCCCGGAGCGCTTCCAGGAGATCATCACCCGTGCCTTCGAGCTGAGCCACACCCGGATCATGTCCGGCATGCACTCCACGGTCGACGTCATGGGCGGCCGGATCATGGCCACCGCGCTGGCCGCCGCCGTGCTGCACAAGCCGGGGAACACCGCGCTCAAGGCCGCCGCGCGCAAGCAGGCCGCCGAGTACTTCCAGGCGAGGACCGGCACCACCGCCGACACGCTGTTCGCCTACGCGCACTCCGACGCGGGCGACCGGTACGCCGACCGCGGGGCCAACGCCCGTCTGGTCGAGCCGAAGCTGACGTACGTGCTGCGCCGGCGCGGTGACTCCGTCGGCATGACCGTGCCCAAGGGCGCCGAGGTCCTGCTGGAGACGCGTCTGCCGTACCTCGACGCGGCGCAGCGGCGCGAGGTGCTGCGCACGACCGCGCTGCCCTCCGGGTACGTCCTGCTGGACGGCTGGGAGCAGTGGGGCCGGCTCAACCTGTTCGCGGCGGCGGACGGCTACGGCGCCTTCGACACGGACGTCACCGTCACGCTGGACGCCGCGCTCGGCGGTTTCGCCGCGGCCGACGCCTGGCGCAACGACATCGACGGCAAGGGCGGTCTCGTCAAGCGGGGCAGCGGCACGCTGACGCTGACCGGCGCCAACCGGTACAAGGGTGACACCGTCGTGGAGGCCGGTGTGCTCGCGGCCGGCTCCGAGGAGGCCCTCGGCCGCGGTGACGTCCGGGTGAAGGACGGCACGCTGGCCATCGGCGGGCGGTCCGTGCGCGTTCGCGGCGACTACACGCAGGCCGGTGTCCTCGACGTGACGCTGGACCGGGGCACCGGCCCGGCCCTCGACGTGGACCGGCGCGCGGTCCTGGAGCGGGGCAGCAAGCTGGTGGTCCGCTTCGACGCCGCGCAGGCGCCGCGTTCGGGCGACACGGTGGCGGTCATCGGGGCGCGGTCCGTGCAGGGCCGGTTCGCCGAGGTCTCCGTGGCCGTCGAGGGCTGGACGGCCGAGCAGGTCTTCACGGCGCACGGCGTGTCGGTCCACCTGCGGAAGAAGTAA
- a CDS encoding carbohydrate ABC transporter permease, which produces MTKRASAVSASPPRRRSKYTLAPLVLIAANVVLFSLFFVWPAVIGLIYSFTNYTGVGAFQYIGLDNYHNLFGDSTFYAALTRTLLYAVLFVPLNFAVSLLTANLLVSKHAKGASVARVIFFIPWLLSPIVVGVLWRWLFGENFGLVNYIIEQFGGSAVPWQSNADLSLIVVVMAASWAWTGFSMLLFIAAIKNVPVSYYEAASLDGAGPWRQFFSITLPSIAPTSFIVILLNTINAMKEYPVFVALNNGGPGTSNNLLVQYIYETGFKRGQIGYASAASFVLMLILMAVAIVQLIVNRRVENR; this is translated from the coding sequence ATGACAAAACGCGCCTCGGCCGTGTCCGCGAGCCCACCCAGGAGACGGAGCAAGTACACCCTTGCGCCGCTGGTCCTCATCGCGGCCAATGTCGTGCTCTTCTCGCTGTTCTTCGTCTGGCCGGCGGTGATCGGGCTCATCTACAGCTTCACGAACTACACGGGAGTGGGGGCGTTCCAGTACATCGGGCTGGACAACTACCACAACCTGTTCGGGGACTCCACCTTCTACGCCGCGCTGACCCGGACCCTGCTGTACGCCGTGCTCTTCGTACCGCTGAACTTCGCGGTCTCGCTGCTCACCGCCAACCTGCTGGTGAGCAAGCACGCCAAGGGAGCCTCGGTCGCCCGCGTCATCTTCTTCATCCCCTGGCTCCTGTCGCCCATCGTCGTCGGTGTCCTGTGGCGCTGGCTGTTCGGTGAGAACTTCGGACTGGTCAACTACATCATCGAGCAGTTCGGCGGCAGCGCCGTTCCGTGGCAGTCCAACGCGGACCTGTCGCTGATCGTGGTGGTGATGGCCGCGTCCTGGGCCTGGACCGGTTTCTCGATGCTGCTGTTCATCGCGGCGATCAAGAACGTGCCGGTGTCCTACTACGAGGCCGCCTCGCTCGACGGCGCCGGCCCCTGGCGCCAGTTCTTCAGCATCACGCTGCCGAGCATCGCCCCCACCTCGTTCATCGTCATCCTGCTCAACACGATCAACGCGATGAAGGAATACCCGGTGTTCGTCGCCCTCAACAACGGCGGACCCGGCACGTCGAACAACCTGCTCGTGCAGTACATCTACGAGACCGGCTTCAAACGGGGCCAGATCGGCTACGCGAGCGCCGCGTCGTTCGTGCTCATGCTCATCCTGATGGCCGTCGCGATCGTTCAGCTGATCGTCAACCGGCGGGTGGAGAACCGATGA
- a CDS encoding ABC transporter substrate-binding protein encodes MTTVGVRRSRRLGRGGMRRLVPLTAVAAAGTLLLSACGGESDSGGTSKSLTFWISTVPGQDAGWKKMVAQYEKETGVKVKLVNIPYDGYTTKLHNAAQANSLPDVAAVPALDPIWSNKLIDLSSIAEKKSNNINANFLAKDSSGKVLSIPSDVTASGMFINKSLFEKAGVSYPTSPDKTWTWTDFIKAADKVREKTKAKYSLTFDQSPSRLRAMVYEMGGKYVHADDAGKFSVDDATKKAVNTFVGWNDDKTMPKSVWTSGADPSAMFQSGDVVAYWSGVWQVPAFAESIKKFEWASVPTPAQPVQASDVNSGGMTVGFDNNADASAAAKKFLSWLYEPDHYRTLCETSGFLPVESGLDPKYPFKSEAAQAAYKLYNESIPLYDPISGYFNSAQTEWVLKGKSLTEDPTKTELGKAINGQQSADKALENIVAGYNQQVGG; translated from the coding sequence ATGACCACTGTGGGTGTGCGGCGCTCCCGCCGACTCGGCCGCGGCGGTATGCGCCGCCTGGTTCCCCTCACTGCCGTTGCCGCGGCAGGGACCCTGCTGCTCTCCGCCTGCGGAGGGGAATCCGACTCGGGCGGTACCTCCAAGTCGCTGACGTTCTGGATCTCCACCGTTCCGGGGCAGGACGCGGGCTGGAAGAAGATGGTGGCGCAGTACGAGAAGGAAACCGGCGTCAAGGTCAAGCTCGTCAACATCCCCTACGACGGCTACACGACGAAGCTGCACAACGCCGCGCAGGCGAACTCCCTGCCCGACGTGGCCGCCGTGCCGGCGCTGGACCCGATCTGGTCGAACAAGCTGATCGACCTCAGCTCCATCGCCGAGAAGAAGAGCAACAACATCAACGCCAACTTCCTGGCGAAGGACTCGTCCGGGAAGGTGCTGTCCATCCCCTCGGACGTCACCGCGTCCGGCATGTTCATCAACAAGTCGCTCTTCGAGAAGGCCGGCGTCTCCTACCCGACCTCGCCCGACAAGACCTGGACCTGGACCGACTTCATCAAGGCGGCGGACAAGGTCCGCGAGAAGACCAAGGCCAAGTACTCCCTGACCTTCGACCAGTCGCCGTCCCGGCTGCGCGCGATGGTCTACGAGATGGGCGGCAAGTACGTCCACGCGGACGACGCCGGCAAGTTCTCGGTGGACGACGCGACCAAGAAGGCCGTGAACACCTTCGTCGGGTGGAACGACGACAAGACCATGCCGAAGTCGGTGTGGACCAGCGGCGCCGACCCGTCCGCGATGTTCCAGAGCGGTGACGTCGTCGCCTACTGGTCCGGTGTGTGGCAGGTCCCCGCCTTCGCGGAGAGCATCAAGAAGTTCGAGTGGGCGAGCGTCCCGACCCCCGCCCAGCCGGTGCAGGCCAGTGACGTCAACAGCGGCGGCATGACGGTGGGCTTCGACAACAACGCCGACGCGTCCGCCGCCGCGAAGAAGTTCCTGTCCTGGCTGTACGAGCCCGACCACTACCGGACGCTGTGCGAGACCTCCGGCTTCCTGCCGGTCGAGAGCGGTCTGGACCCGAAGTACCCGTTCAAGTCCGAGGCGGCGCAGGCGGCGTACAAGCTCTACAACGAGTCGATCCCGCTGTACGACCCGATCTCCGGCTACTTCAACAGCGCGCAGACCGAATGGGTGCTGAAGGGCAAGAGCCTCACCGAGGACCCGACCAAGACGGAACTCGGCAAGGCGATCAACGGCCAGCAGTCGGCCGACAAGGCCCTGGAGAACATCGTGGCCGGCTACAACCAGCAGGTCGGCGGCTGA